CGGATGGCGGCCGGTGAGACGTACCCGAAGCGCTGCTGAACCCGCTGCAGTACGGGCAGCAGGAACTCGGCGTCGGTTGGCGAGCCGTCGAGCAGTACCTGTAGCGTGGCCAGTTCGTGGTCTGTATCGACTGGCATGGGTCGGCCCTCATGCGAGGATCTTCTTCTTTCGCTGTCTGAGCTGCTGAAGTGACTACGCGAGGGGCACGCTCGCTACCCCGTACGGCTCCCGATCTTCACCGCGCCGTACTTCACCGCTTACCGCTTCGCTGGCGGCCCCGCGGGATGCTTCTCGCACAGGGGCGGCTGTTCCGCGCTCCACGCCATCGACGCGATACGCCACTGCCCCGCGCTCTTTACGAGCGTAAACACATCAGCGCCGCAGTGTGACCAGGCATTGTTGACGTAGAGATCGTACGGGTACCACACCATCGCCACGCCGCCGCTGACCATGGCCTGCGGCGCGAAGCCGCGCTCTGTGATACCCGTCATGGGGGCAGCTCGTTGGGCCTCGCGTGTTCGCACCCGGTACACGGTAACGCCATCGCGCGTAGAGGTGGGGAACATTACGGCTTCGGGTACCATGAGGTCGGTGAAGGCGACAACATCTCCCCGCGTGATCGCAGCCAGCGCGGAATCGGCGACGGCAATGACGGCGGTGCGCGCGTCGGGCGATTGTGCCGGTGATTGCGCGTGCGCGTGACGCGGAAGAAGGCCGATGCAGGCGATGACGACCAGCGTGCGTAGCGTCATAGGTCTCGATGTGATGGTGTGGATATGGGCGAGCAGATGGCGACGCGAGCAGAAAGTACCACCGCCACGTCGCACGGTCCACGTGCGGTAGCTGGTCGCCGCATGGTCGGTTCGGGTACTATTCATCATCACGTGCGTTGTGAATGGTATCGCGAGATCCGTCCGCTCGTCGCGACGCCCTTCCCGTCTTTCTCTTGCGAGTCCTCATGCGCTGGTCTGGTCTGCTCCTGCCCGTCGTGGTGTTCACCGCTGCCTGTTCTGCCGGCAACGAGGCTGACGCCGTCCAGCGCGATCCGGCGTTGCGCGCACCGGCACCGGCAGGGGCACCGTCACCGGCCACGGCCAAACCGCTTGGCCACGCGCTCACTGGCACACTGGTCGAGCGAATCGCGGTCTCGCCCTATGTCTACCTCCGGCTGAATACGGCAACAGGCGAGCTGTGGGTGGCGGTTCTCGAGGCGCCGCTGACCGTCGGTGCACAGGTAACCGTGTACAACGCCCTGCTCATGGAGCAGTTCGAGTCGAAGACGCTGAAGCGCACCTTTGACCGGATCTACTTCGGGTCGCTCGAGGCACCGGGCACTCAGCCCACCGAGATGGCGGGTACTGATGGCGAGCCCACCACGATGGGCGCACCGCCGGCTCTCGACGCGCAGGTCGCACCGGTGGCCAAGGCTACCGGCGCGGACGCGCGGACGATCGCGGAGCTGTGGACGCAGAAGGATCGGCTGGCCAACACGGTGGTCTCGGTGCGCGGCACCGTGGTGAAGTACAATGCCGCCGTGATGGGCAAGAATTGGATTCACCTGCAAGACGGCAGCGGTGACGCCGCCAAGGGCACGCACGACATCACCCTGACCACGCTGGATGACGTCACGGTGGGCGCCACGGTGACGATGACCGGCACGGTGCGCCT
This region of Gemmatimonas groenlandica genomic DNA includes:
- a CDS encoding nucleotide-binding protein, whose translation is MRWSGLLLPVVVFTAACSAGNEADAVQRDPALRAPAPAGAPSPATAKPLGHALTGTLVERIAVSPYVYLRLNTATGELWVAVLEAPLTVGAQVTVYNALLMEQFESKTLKRTFDRIYFGSLEAPGTQPTEMAGTDGEPTTMGAPPALDAQVAPVAKATGADARTIAELWTQKDRLANTVVSVRGTVVKYNAAVMGKNWIHLQDGSGDAAKGTHDITLTTLDDVTVGATVTMTGTVRLNRDVGAGYTFPVLIEDAKVVVK